CCTGGTCGGGGCCGCGCTACGCGAGGTCGCCGAGGAAACCGGCATCAGCAGCACGGCGCTGACTCTGCTCGACGAGACGCCGATCGACATCGACGTCCACCCGATTCCGGCCAACCCGGCCAAGGGCGAACCCGACCACCAGCACTTCGACCTGCGCTACGCGTTCACCACCACCGCCCGGGATGTGACGTTGCAGGCCGAAGAGGTTCACGACTTCGCGTGGCTGCCCGCCACCGAGATCACCCCCGCCGTTCTGGCCGAGCGGATCGCCGCAGTCGACAACCCGTACTGATCGAGCGAATCCCGCCGTGCCCGGCCTGTCGTGCAGGCCGGGCACGGCGGCATCTGGCAAACTCCTTCGCGGCTCGATGATCGAAGACCGCGAGGGCGACAATGCAGCGAACCGATTGGGACCACCTGACGGCCCTGGTTCGCGCGGCGATCGAGCACCGCACCGGCACCGTCCGCGCCGCGCGTACCGCTGAGGCTGGCAAGAACTCCGCCATCGCCATCCTGCTGAGCACCAGTGATGGGCCCATCTTCGTCAAGGGCCTGCGCACCGAAGACCCCCGGGTCGCCAGCCAGGAGCGCGAAGCAGCGGTCAGCAGATACGTCAGCCCGCTCTCCCCCGAACTGCTGTGGCAGACCGAGGTGGACGGCTGGAACCTGCTCGGCTTCCAGGCCGCTCCCGGTCGACACGCCGACTACGCACCCGGCTCCCCCGACCTGCCGAAGGTCGTCGACACGATGCAGCGCCTGGCGCTGCTCTGGTGTCCCGACCTCCCCCAGCTCAAACGGGCCGAGCGGCGATGGGCGGCGTACGTCAAGCCGGCCGATCTGCCCCTGCTACGCGGCGACACCCTGCTGCACACCGACTACAGCCCGGACAACGTGCTCATCCACGGAAACGCGGCCCGCCTGATCGACTGGGCATGGCCGACGCTCGGCGCTGGGTTCATCGACCCGAGCTGTCTGATCGTGCGTCTGGTCTTCGCCGGGCACACCCCGGAGCAGGCCGAAGCGTGCGTAAGCCCAGCTT
The sequence above is a segment of the Solwaraspora sp. WMMD406 genome. Coding sequences within it:
- a CDS encoding NUDIX hydrolase, whose product is MIDADHIAATVTVYLDRHPDEVGRLAPLTAALREPGDLTSRATFTGHVTCSALVLDADRRVLHIRHNALNTWLRPGGHLESDDTTLVGAALREVAEETGISSTALTLLDETPIDIDVHPIPANPAKGEPDHQHFDLRYAFTTTARDVTLQAEEVHDFAWLPATEITPAVLAERIAAVDNPY
- a CDS encoding phosphotransferase encodes the protein MQRTDWDHLTALVRAAIEHRTGTVRAARTAEAGKNSAIAILLSTSDGPIFVKGLRTEDPRVASQEREAAVSRYVSPLSPELLWQTEVDGWNLLGFQAAPGRHADYAPGSPDLPKVVDTMQRLALLWCPDLPQLKRAERRWAAYVKPADLPLLRGDTLLHTDYSPDNVLIHGNAARLIDWAWPTLGAGFIDPSCLIVRLVFAGHTPEQAEACVSPASAWTSAPTRAVDVFASALARMWTQIAAADPNPWKNGMAEAARAWEAHRRATPAAASS